The Thermacetogenium phaeum DSM 12270 genome segment CCCCAGGGTTACGGCGACATTGATGGTCTTCCCGTTGCGCACAACCGACAGCTGCACCCTCTTCCCGGGCCCCGCCTCACGGGCCAGATCCAGGAGGTCTCCTGTGGACTGGAGCTTTTTCCCATTCCAGGCGATGATTACATCCCCCTGCTGCAATCCGGCACGCTCCGCCGGGCTTCCGGAAACCACCCCCCTGATCACGACCCCCTCCGCACCGGAAAGGCCAAAGTAGTCGGCCAGGGTAGGTGTGAGATCCTGGATTTCCACTCCAAGCCAGCCCCGCACTACCCTGCCCTTCTTGATCAGGTCGTCCAGCACACTCTGCACCGTATCGCTGGGGACGGCAAAACCGATTCCCTGCGCCTCGGCGCTGACTGCGGTGTTGATCCCGATCACCTCACCCTTCAGGTTGAGCAGCGGCCCACCGCTGTTGCCCGGGTTGATCGAGGCATCGGTCTGCAGGAGATTACGGTAGCTGCGGTCCTCCACGGTGATCGGACGCCCTTTGGCGCTGATCACCCCGACCGTCACCGTGTGATCAAGGCCATAAGGGTTACCGATAGCGATAACCCAGTTGCCCACCTCGATGTCGTTAGAGCTGCCCAGCTTGAGAGTCGGCAGGTTATTTCCGGCATCGACCTTCAAAACCGCCAGATCGAGCTCCCGGTCTGCTCCTACAACACGGGCGGGCACCGGACGGCTTCTCCCCACTATGCTGACGTTGATCACCTCAGCACCTTCAATCACGTGCTCGTTGGTGAGGATGTAGCCATCGGAGGTGATGATGAAACCGGATCCCAATCCCTGCTGCACCCTCGTCCTGGGGGCAAAATCAAATTGTTGGCCGAAGAACTCCCGAAAGAAGGGGTCGTTAAAAAAGGGGTCGTACCGCTGGGAAGTGGTTTGGACCTGGGTCTCAATTTTTACCACGGCAGGCCCAGCCTTTTTCACTATATCCGCGATGGTATTCGGCCCGACACCGGGAAGCTCAACCGAATCCGCCTCCCCTCCGGAGTCCTCCTGAGGGTTTTGCAGGGCGGCCAACACTGGTGTCAGCCAGTTATTCCCCGAGGCAAACAAGATTCCTCCGGTAAATGCAATCCCGGCCAGAAAAGCCACCAAAACCACAACCACCAGAAGCCTACTCTTCCTCATCACGCGCTCCCTCCCGTTTGCTGTTTGGCATTATCCCCCAACTTCCCATCTTCACCCTGCTTGTCGCTCTTCTCTGCAGCGGCATCATCCCGCTTTTCATTACCCTTGGGGGTATCGCTTGAAGGTGAATTGACAGGAGAGGTATTCTTGCTGCCGGCAACCTGCTGGGGATTCTCCCGGCTGATCTCATCCCAGACGCGCTGCAAACCGCTCGAGGCCTTGCGGAACTCGCGCACCGCCTTGCCGAGCGTCCGAGCCACCTCCGGCATCTTCCCCGGCCCGAAAACAATAAGGACAATTATCAGGATCAGCAACAGCTCCATCGGCCCGATATTGAGCATCAACTTCACCCCGGCTCTATTATACCTCTCGATCCCAACGCCGGACAAGAATCAACTGTTTCCCGGGAAAAAGGCGAAAAATCATGGCCTGACGGATCACAACAGGGAAACAACGGCAATAGCATCGATCAACCGCCGGCCAAACCGCCTTAATAAAAAACCCTGCCGCTAACGCGACAGGGAACCGGCAACTGCTTCCCTTCACCAAGAAAGTTATTCTTTCTCCTTCTTCCCCTTAGCAATATGAACTTCCACAGCCTTTGTATAGAAAGGCGGACGCCACTTGTTGAAGGAGTTTATAGCATCCTTGTTGCAGGCCTCAACACAGACATTGCAGACAATGCAACGCGCCGGATGAAAGATCAGTTCCTTCTTCTCTTTATTGATCTCAATGGCATCGGCCGGACAGCGCCGGGCACAGTTCCCGCACAGAATACACTTTTCATCATTAAACTCGATGTGCCCTCGCACCCCGGGCGCAGGCTCCCGTACCTGGACGGGATACATTCTGGTGGCCGGCCCGCCGAAAAAGTTGCGAATAACTGTAGGCAGCATCACTGGCATTATGCTCCACCTCCTTTTTAATTCCACCGCTACCTTTCGGTGCAACTGATGCACGGATCAATGGAAAGGACAATAATCGGAACATCAGCCAGTTCGCATCCGGGCAACATCACCAGTAGAGACGGAATATTGGCATAGGTCGGTGTCCGCACACGCAGGCGTTCCAGGTTACGGGTACCGTTTCCTTTAGCGTAGTAGAAAACCTCACCTCTCGGCTGTTCCGCTCGGAAAACAGCTTCATTGGCCGGCGGGTTTCCTTTCGGCCGAACGCTGATCTCCCCTTCCGGCATCTTGCTCAGGGCTTCCAGCTGCAGGTCGATGGCCTGGAGGGTCTCCCGAGCCCGCACGAGGGCCCGTGCATAGCTGTCTCCGTCTGTCTCCACGATGGGTTCAAATCCCAGCTCGCCGTATGCCTGGTACCCCTGCATCCGGCAGTCTTCCTTGACCCCCGATGCCCTCAGGTGCGGCCCAGCACATCCGAGCTGAATGGCCTGCTCTTTGGTCAGGACTCCCTTTCCGACCGTACGCGCTTTGACGGTGTAGTCAGTAGCCAGGACGTTGATCAGGTCCCCGGCTTCCTTTTTGATCTCCATGAGGACCTTTTCGCAGATCTTCTTCTGCTCCTCATTGATGTCGCGGCGGACACCCCCCACAATCGAAACCGACTGGGTGACGCGGTGCCCCGCCGTCAGCTCCATCAGGTCGAGGATTTTTTCCCTGATCCGCCAGAACTGCATGAACATGCTTTCAAAACCAAAGGCATCGGCAAGCAGCCCCAGCCAGAGCAGATGGCTGTGCGTTCTGCTCATCTCCGAAAAGATAGTGCGCAAGTATTTGGCACGAGGCGGTATCTCCATCGGCCAGAGCCTTTCCACAACCTCGCAGTAGCTTATCCCGTGGATGCAGCTGCAGATACCGCAGATGCGCTCACACAGGTGGATATTCTTCGGGTAATCGTTCAGCTCGCAGGCCTTCTCAATCCCGCGGTGTCCGTAACCGATGGCCGGCACAACCTCAACCACTTTTTCATCCTCATAGGTTATCTTCAACTGAATCGGTTCCGGAAGTACCGGGTGCTGCGGGCCGAATGGTGCAATCGTGCGCGGTGCCATTTACTTGCCCCCCTTTCCGCCAGCGGCCCGATCCTTCAGCATTGGCAGCACCGGGCTGTCCTTGCCTAAGAGCATATGGCCGCCGAAGTCAATGGCCATCCCCTTAACCTTCAATCCGAAGAGCTCCGACATCTCGTTTTCAATGAGAACGGCGGTGAGGTAGATCCCCGTGATGCTGGGAACTTCCTCATCTTTGCCGACTACAATCCTCAGGCCTGCCATATCCATACCCGGGCTGTAGTTGAAATAATAGGTGACTTCCAGATTATCACCCAGGTCGCTGCAGACGGCGGTCACAAACCGGGCCTTGGCGTCGGCAAACTTTTGAACCTCTTTTAAAAGGTCGTCCTTGCCGATTTCTTTGATGTTCTCGATCATTTCGCCACCCCCACTGCTTTCGCCAGTTTTTGCAGGGCCAGCACCACACCGTCAATGATAGCTTCGGGACGCGCCGCACAGCCCGGCACATAGACGTCAACCGGCAGCACCTTGTCAACACCGCCCAGGATGTTATAGCAGTTATGGAAGACTCCGCCGCTGCAGGCGCAGGTGCCGACAGCAATCACCATCTTCGGATCTGGTACCTGGGAATAGAGGTTTTTCAAGACCCTGGCAGTGCGGTAATTGACGGGCCCGGTAACAACCAGAACATCCGCGTGCTTCGGGTTGCCCATGTTGACCATCCCAAAACGCTCCACATCATAGAGGGGTGTTAAACAGGCCAGCACCTCAATATCACAGCCGTTGCAAGAGCTGTTGTCAAAGTGCAGAATCCACGGAGACTTAATCTGCGAAGCTCGAATAATACCCATTTAAGACACCCCCTTCATGAAATACAAATAGGCGATATTCAGAATGCAGAGCACCAGACCGACGGCCCAGGTAAACCTCACCATCCAGCCGGCGGTCATACGGGCATTGATGTTGTCAATAATGAGCTCCAACACAAATGCCGCCAGGGCGATAAGTATCTCCACCCAGAGCGGGTTCGCCCAGAACAGGGCGATCAGCCCGAGCACCAGCACCAGCTCATACCATTCGGTAAGTGTGACCAGGGCGTAATAGGGGCCGGAAATCTCCGTCATGATCCCCTTCACCAGCTCCTGGTGGCCGTGATGGGAAGTCGAGATGTCAAATGGTGACTTCCGCATCTTGATTGTCAGCACCACCAACAGGGCAATGAAGATCGGCCAGAGCTTCGCCAGCAGCGGTGTCGAGCTCTCGAAGATCTCGCTGATCATGAAGCTCCCGTTCGTTGCAAAGACTCCCAGCGCCATCAGGAGCAGAACCGGTTCATAGGCAAGGATCTGCAACAGCTCGCGGTTCGCACCGAAGTGGCTGTACGGGGACTTGCAGCTGAATCCCGCCAGCACAAAGCTGATCCCGGCAAAACCGAGCAGGAACACCAAGAGCAGCAGGTCCTGCTTGAGCACCAGCATTACCAGAGCGGCAATCATAAAGATCAGATAACCGTAAAGCCAGATGAACTGTGTCCTGCTGGTAGCGATCCTGGTTTTACCGAGCAGCTTGAAGAAGTCGTAAAACGGCTGAATCAACGGAGGGCCGTAGCGCCCCTGCAGTCTGGCCGTAATCTTTCTGTCGATACCGGCCAGCAAACCGCCGATCAACGGAGCAACGATAATGGCGACGATCGCTATCCATACCTGGTTCATAAGCCCACCCCCAGCACAATGCCGAACATGATGACGAGCAGGGCGATGGCAACAGTATAGACCCACGGATCCAACGCCTTTTCTCCAAGGGCATCCTTAAAGTAATATCCGCCCAGCTGAAGCTTGGCTTTTTCGTCACCGGCGCTGATCCACTCGTCGGTGTCCGTACTATCGCCCACCTGCTCACCGCACAGGTAAACAGGCCGGAGTTCCTGCGGCTTCAAACCGATCACGAGCAGCGGCATGACTATGGCCACTGCAAAGACAATAAACAGCGGCCACACCGGGTAGGACCCTAAAAGTTCCACGCCCACCCTGGAGAAGGCAGCCGCCCCTCCCGGCAGCACGATATTCCAGCCCTCTGTGAACACATTACCGATGGCGATAACATTGTTAACGGCGAACTGGACAAACTTCTCATAAACAGGCGCCACACCGATGCCGAATACGAAAATGCCGAGAACCAAAACCCATAAGGGCACAGAATAGCTCAGAGACAGCGACTCCAGCTTCCTACCCAGCCGCGGCAGAACCTGCAGGAGCCTCCCCAGCCACTTCGCCCAGAAGACCATGGTGGCGGCACTGGCCAGGATAAAGAGAAATGCTGCCAGCGGAATCAGATATGCAGCCTCCAGGGCCATCCACTTGCCGAGCAGCATTCCGAAGGGAGGCAGAAACATAGACAGCATGCCGATGGCGGTAATGAATGTGGTCAGCGGAGCCTTCTCGGCCAGACCCTCCATATCCTCGATCTCCCGGCTCCAGATCAGGTGCTCGATGGTACCGGCGCACAGAAAGAGAAGTCCCTTGGAGATGGCGTGGAAGATGATCAGCAGGATCCCCGCCGCTATGGAAAGCTCAGTATTGATACCGGCGCACGCAATTATCAAGCCCAGGTTGGCGATAGTCGAGTAGGCCAGGACACGCTTACCTGTAGTCTGGCTGATCGCCAGCACGGATGCCGCAAAGAAGGTAAAAGCTCCACAGATGGCTACCATAATCCCCAAAAGAGGATTAAAGGCAGGAGCAAGCCTGAGCACCAGGTAGACTCCGGCTTTGACCATCGTGCTGGAGTGGAGCAATGCAGAAACCGGTGTCGGCGCCACCATCGCTCCCAGCAGCCAGGTTTGGAAGGGCATCTGGGCGGCCTTGATCATACCGGTGAAGCACAGCAAAGCCACCGGCAACAAGAGCAGCACCTCTGCTCCACCGGACTGGATAATAGTACTGACCGTCAGGTATTCCACGTCGCCGCCATAGGTTTGATAGAGATAGATCATGGCCAGAACCATGGCGGTACCGCCGATGGAGTTCATCCACAGCGCCCGGGCACCGTTGTTGATTGCCTCTTTGGTGAGGTCGTGAGCGATCAACTGGAAGCAGCAGAGCGTGGTGACCTCCCAGAAGAAGTACAGCCACATCAGGTTGTTGGCCATAACCAGGCCGTTCATCGCGCCCAGGAACATTACCAGCCAGAAGAGGAAGCGGGACTGACGGGACTTTTCCAGGTTCAAATGATGCTCATGGTCGAACATGTAGCGGATGGCATAGACGCAGATGAGAGAACCGATGATCGAAATAACCAGCACCATCACAACGGAAAGCTGGTCGATCACGAAAGCCGGTTTGATCTCCTCCAGAGCTTTGCTCGCCCCCATCCCGAACTCCCACCAGGCCAGCGGTACGATCTGGGTCAGGGCAAAGATGAAAACGAGCCAGTTCTTCAGAGACAAACCGACGTAAATGTAGAACAGCAGCATTGCATAATCAAGAATGGTAATAATCGTACCCCACATATGGCTCTCCGGAGTATACTCCACCGGAAGTCCTATTTTTAGGAAGTAGATGGAGTTGACGATAAGCACTGCTGCCGTTAGAATTACGATTAATCCGCGCAACTGATACTGACGGATGATGAAGACGAGAATTCCTGCTATAAGTGGAAGCAATATCGCAATTGCCAACATCCACTCTAGAGTCATGTACTCTCCCCCCCTCAAAACATCCTATTTGGTTGGTAGTCGTCGCTTAGCTATCGATCCCTTCTTTAAATAAAAACACCTCCCAAGAAAAACGCTTATTCGGCAGCCTGGCAACAGCTGCCAAACAACCGGCCCCCGATCCCTCCTTTCTACCGATTTTGGCGGCACAGAAGTGCCCCTTTCTCTTTTACCGACAGCGAACCAAAACACAGTCAGTAGATTATATTCGGCGTAATTTGTAAAATTCCTGCCTGTCCTTCAAAAAAAGAGCATCCCCCCGGCGTAAGTATCATTTTAGGCCGTAAGGCAATAAAATTGCCCTGCTCAAGCGCTTATTTATCCTCTAAAGGAATGCCATTTAAATGGTTATCAGATCCTTGATCTGTTCGAAGCGTCCCGTACCGATCCCCGAGACGTTCATGAGATCTTCGGGGGTCTTAAAGGGGCCGTGGGTGCTGCGATAGTCAACAATGCGTTGAGCCAGCGTCGGCCCAATTCCCGGGAGGTTCTCCAGCTCCGCTGCCGACGCCGTATTGATATTGATCTTACCGCCGGCAATACCGGCTCCGCTCAAAGCCCCTCCGCTCCCGGCTGCCGTCCCGGAGAAAGCGGCACCAGCGGCGGTTTCCGGCGCTTCCCCAACTTTGGGGACATAGATTCTTTCACCGTCAACCAGCCGGCGCGCCAGATTGAGGCTGTCAACGTCGGCATCCGGCAGGGGCTGCGCCTCCCTCACCGCGTCGTTAACCCGGCAGCCCTCATCAAAGAAGTAAACTCCCGGTCTGCTTACGGCACCTGCAACATGAACGGCCAGGCGCTTCGCCGGCTGTTCGTCTTCCTGCTTCTTCGGTTCAATGACGGTGACCTCGGCCGCGGCCCGCGCCGCCACCCAGTTGGCATAGCGATAGCCCCCGGCAAAAAGCAGCGCCGCCGCCAACAGCAAAAGAACGGCTTGTGCTCTTCGGTTCATCTCCCACACGGTTTTCCCCCCGAATGCAGCCGACTACGATCAACGACCGCCAAAGCGGCCAGGCTTTCACCTGTGAAAAAGATTCGCCGTCTTCTCTTTCTCAAAGGCGAGCAGCCATTCTTTCAGGGCAGGCCCCCCGCCGGAATAGTAGCCGGCCCGCCCGTCGCTGCGAATGACGCGGTGGCAGGGGATGAACAAGGGCACCGGATTGGCAGCCATGGCCTGTCCCACTGCCCGGGCAGCCCGCGGCCTGCCGCAAGCGGCTGCTACCTCGCCGTAAGAACGCGCCTCTCCCGCAGGTATCGACCGAACTACCTGGTATACCTTTCTCTGCCAGGGCGTGAATTTCCTGCCGTCAAGAGGCACCGTAGCAATCGCTTGAAAGTCGCCGCTAAAATAGGCAAGCAGCGCTTCTACCGCTTGCCACAACAAGTATTCCCTCCCGCTGCCCCTTGGGTTTTGCGGCAACCTTATCCGATCCCCGCCACCTTCATTCTCCTGCAGCAGCGGCCAGGCACATTCCACCACACCAGACTCGGAAACGGTAAGGCGCGCCCGTCCGTGAGGGGTGTCTACAAAAGCCGTCAAATAATCCAGGTACACCGGCCTCACCCGCTAATCAGCGATTTAGAAAAAACCTCTGCCTACCGGCCTCGGTTACTTCACCACAAGGTTGACCAGCTTCCCGGGTACGCACACCACTTTGACCAGGTTCTTCCCCTGCAGCAGCTGGTTGATCCGGGGCTGGGCGAGCACCAATTCTTCTAATTCTCTGTTGCTCAGGCCCACCGGGACATCCAAATGGTCCCGTACCCGCCCGTTGACCTGCACTGCAATGTTGATCTCCTCTTGCTTAAGAGCCTCAGGGTCGGCCTCCGGCCACTTCTGTTCGTGAACGCTTCCCTTCCCCCCGATCGCCTCCCACAGCTCTTCGGCCAGATGAGGGGTGAAAGGAGCCAAAAGGGTAATCAGAACGGAAATCCCCTCCTTCAGCACATCCCGGTGCCACTCCTGTTCCGCCGTCCCCTCGGTATAATGGTAGAGGGCGTTTACCAGTTCCATGATGGCGCTCACAGCGGTATTGAAATTAAACCTCGTCTTGATGTCCTCTGTCACGCGCTGGATGGTCCTGTGAATAGCCCTGCGCAGCTCCCTCTCCTGGCTTCCTAAGGCCCCGGCGTCCGGGGTGTTCCCGGTATCCCTGATCACGGGGGCAAGGCTCTGCACCAGCCGCCAGACTCTGTTGATGAAACGGTAGGCACCGTCCACACCCTGGTCGCTCCAGTCCAGGTCGCGCTCGGGAGGCGCCGCAAAGAGGATGAAGAGCCGAGCGGTATCTGCTCCGTAATTCTCGATAATCTCCTCCGGGCTGACCACGTTCCCCTTGGATTTGGACATCTTGGCGCCGTCCTTGAGCACCATTCCCTGCGTCAGGAGGTTTGTGAAGGGTTCGTCGCAGGGCACCAGCCCCTGATCGTAGAGGACCTTGGTAATAAACCTGGAGTACATCAGATGCAGGATGGCGTGTTCCACACCGCCGATATACTGGTCAACCGGCATCCAGTAGCGCACCTTGCTGGAGTCGAAGGCCTGCTCCCGGTCCTGCGGGCTGCAGTAGCGCAGGAAGTACCAGGAGGAGCAGACAAAGGTATCCATGGTGTCGGTCTCCCTCCGGGCGGAGGCACCGCACCGCGGGCAGGTAGTGTTGAGAAAGTCCTCCGCTTTGAGCAAGGGGGATTCCCCGGTGGGCTCAAAGGCCACATCCTCCGGAAGCAGCACCGGCAGGTCCTCTTCCGGCACAGGGACGATCCCGCAGCGGTCGCAATAGATGATGGGAATGGGTGCCCCCCAGTAGCGCTGCCTGGAAATGAGCCAGTCGCGCAGGCGGTAGTTGACCTTCTCCCTGCCGCAGCCCTTCTCCTCGGCGAATTCCGTGATTTTCAGCCGTCCAACCTCACTGTCCAGACCGTCGAACCTGCCGGAGTTGACCATCACACCGGGACCATCATAGGCCTGCTCCAGGGTTGCGGCATCCAAATTTTTGCCCAGCGGCTGAATAACCACCCGAACCGGGAGGTTGTACTTGCGGGCGAACTCCAGATCGCGCTGATCGTGGGCGGGGACCCCCATCACCGCACCGGTGCCGTACTCGAGCAGGACGTAATTGGCAACCCAGATGGGTACTTTCTCCCCGCTGATG includes the following:
- the leuS gene encoding leucine--tRNA ligase; translation: MEKYNFRLIEKKWQRRWEETDAFRATEDAAGQKYYCLVMFPYPSGNLHMGHVRNYAIGDVIARFYRMNGYNVLHPMGWDAFGLPAENAAIKNRIPPAKWTWGNIENMRRQLRSLGLSYDWSREVTTCHPEYYRWTQWLFLQLYHRGLAYRKKQAVNWCPSCATVLANEQVVGGRCERCDTEVTTRDLEQWFFRITDYADRLLDDLKKLPGWPEKVKLMQENWIGKSHGAELEFLAENGSRITVFTTRPDTVFGVTYLVLAPEHPLVEELIRGKAEARQVMEFVEKVRKQSEIERASAEGEKEGVFTGAYAVNPISGEKVPIWVANYVLLEYGTGAVMGVPAHDQRDLEFARKYNLPVRVVIQPLGKNLDAATLEQAYDGPGVMVNSGRFDGLDSEVGRLKITEFAEEKGCGREKVNYRLRDWLISRQRYWGAPIPIIYCDRCGIVPVPEEDLPVLLPEDVAFEPTGESPLLKAEDFLNTTCPRCGASARRETDTMDTFVCSSWYFLRYCSPQDREQAFDSSKVRYWMPVDQYIGGVEHAILHLMYSRFITKVLYDQGLVPCDEPFTNLLTQGMVLKDGAKMSKSKGNVVSPEEIIENYGADTARLFILFAAPPERDLDWSDQGVDGAYRFINRVWRLVQSLAPVIRDTGNTPDAGALGSQERELRRAIHRTIQRVTEDIKTRFNFNTAVSAIMELVNALYHYTEGTAEQEWHRDVLKEGISVLITLLAPFTPHLAEELWEAIGGKGSVHEQKWPEADPEALKQEEINIAVQVNGRVRDHLDVPVGLSNRELEELVLAQPRINQLLQGKNLVKVVCVPGKLVNLVVK
- a CDS encoding NADH-quinone oxidoreductase subunit 5 family protein: MTLEWMLAIAILLPLIAGILVFIIRQYQLRGLIVILTAAVLIVNSIYFLKIGLPVEYTPESHMWGTIITILDYAMLLFYIYVGLSLKNWLVFIFALTQIVPLAWWEFGMGASKALEEIKPAFVIDQLSVVMVLVISIIGSLICVYAIRYMFDHEHHLNLEKSRQSRFLFWLVMFLGAMNGLVMANNLMWLYFFWEVTTLCCFQLIAHDLTKEAINNGARALWMNSIGGTAMVLAMIYLYQTYGGDVEYLTVSTIIQSGGAEVLLLLPVALLCFTGMIKAAQMPFQTWLLGAMVAPTPVSALLHSSTMVKAGVYLVLRLAPAFNPLLGIMVAICGAFTFFAASVLAISQTTGKRVLAYSTIANLGLIIACAGINTELSIAAGILLIIFHAISKGLLFLCAGTIEHLIWSREIEDMEGLAEKAPLTTFITAIGMLSMFLPPFGMLLGKWMALEAAYLIPLAAFLFILASAATMVFWAKWLGRLLQVLPRLGRKLESLSLSYSVPLWVLVLGIFVFGIGVAPVYEKFVQFAVNNVIAIGNVFTEGWNIVLPGGAAAFSRVGVELLGSYPVWPLFIVFAVAIVMPLLVIGLKPQELRPVYLCGEQVGDSTDTDEWISAGDEKAKLQLGGYYFKDALGEKALDPWVYTVAIALLVIMFGIVLGVGL
- a CDS encoding NADH-quinone oxidoreductase subunit B family protein, which encodes MGIIRASQIKSPWILHFDNSSCNGCDIEVLACLTPLYDVERFGMVNMGNPKHADVLVVTGPVNYRTARVLKNLYSQVPDPKMVIAVGTCACSGGVFHNCYNILGGVDKVLPVDVYVPGCAARPEAIIDGVVLALQKLAKAVGVAK
- a CDS encoding helix-hairpin-helix domain-containing protein; protein product: MNRRAQAVLLLLAAALLFAGGYRYANWVAARAAAEVTVIEPKKQEDEQPAKRLAVHVAGAVSRPGVYFFDEGCRVNDAVREAQPLPDADVDSLNLARRLVDGERIYVPKVGEAPETAAGAAFSGTAAGSGGALSGAGIAGGKININTASAAELENLPGIGPTLAQRIVDYRSTHGPFKTPEDLMNVSGIGTGRFEQIKDLITI
- a CDS encoding hydrogenase large subunit; this translates as MAPRTIAPFGPQHPVLPEPIQLKITYEDEKVVEVVPAIGYGHRGIEKACELNDYPKNIHLCERICGICSCIHGISYCEVVERLWPMEIPPRAKYLRTIFSEMSRTHSHLLWLGLLADAFGFESMFMQFWRIREKILDLMELTAGHRVTQSVSIVGGVRRDINEEQKKICEKVLMEIKKEAGDLINVLATDYTVKARTVGKGVLTKEQAIQLGCAGPHLRASGVKEDCRMQGYQAYGELGFEPIVETDGDSYARALVRARETLQAIDLQLEALSKMPEGEISVRPKGNPPANEAVFRAEQPRGEVFYYAKGNGTRNLERLRVRTPTYANIPSLLVMLPGCELADVPIIVLSIDPCISCTER
- the tatA gene encoding twin-arginine translocase TatA/TatE family subunit; this encodes MLNIGPMELLLILIIVLIVFGPGKMPEVARTLGKAVREFRKASSGLQRVWDEISRENPQQVAGSKNTSPVNSPSSDTPKGNEKRDDAAAEKSDKQGEDGKLGDNAKQQTGGSA
- a CDS encoding methylated-DNA--[protein]-cysteine S-methyltransferase gives rise to the protein MYLDYLTAFVDTPHGRARLTVSESGVVECAWPLLQENEGGGDRIRLPQNPRGSGREYLLWQAVEALLAYFSGDFQAIATVPLDGRKFTPWQRKVYQVVRSIPAGEARSYGEVAAACGRPRAARAVGQAMAANPVPLFIPCHRVIRSDGRAGYYSGGGPALKEWLLAFEKEKTANLFHR
- a CDS encoding 4Fe-4S dicluster domain-containing protein, which gives rise to MPVMLPTVIRNFFGGPATRMYPVQVREPAPGVRGHIEFNDEKCILCGNCARRCPADAIEINKEKKELIFHPARCIVCNVCVEACNKDAINSFNKWRPPFYTKAVEVHIAKGKKEKE
- a CDS encoding NADH-quinone oxidoreductase subunit C, whose product is MIENIKEIGKDDLLKEVQKFADAKARFVTAVCSDLGDNLEVTYYFNYSPGMDMAGLRIVVGKDEEVPSITGIYLTAVLIENEMSELFGLKVKGMAIDFGGHMLLGKDSPVLPMLKDRAAGGKGGK
- a CDS encoding respiratory chain complex I subunit 1 family protein, with product MNQVWIAIVAIIVAPLIGGLLAGIDRKITARLQGRYGPPLIQPFYDFFKLLGKTRIATSRTQFIWLYGYLIFMIAALVMLVLKQDLLLLVFLLGFAGISFVLAGFSCKSPYSHFGANRELLQILAYEPVLLLMALGVFATNGSFMISEIFESSTPLLAKLWPIFIALLVVLTIKMRKSPFDISTSHHGHQELVKGIMTEISGPYYALVTLTEWYELVLVLGLIALFWANPLWVEILIALAAFVLELIIDNINARMTAGWMVRFTWAVGLVLCILNIAYLYFMKGVS
- a CDS encoding trypsin-like peptidase domain-containing protein; translated protein: MRKSRLLVVVVLVAFLAGIAFTGGILFASGNNWLTPVLAALQNPQEDSGGEADSVELPGVGPNTIADIVKKAGPAVVKIETQVQTTSQRYDPFFNDPFFREFFGQQFDFAPRTRVQQGLGSGFIITSDGYILTNEHVIEGAEVINVSIVGRSRPVPARVVGADRELDLAVLKVDAGNNLPTLKLGSSNDIEVGNWVIAIGNPYGLDHTVTVGVISAKGRPITVEDRSYRNLLQTDASINPGNSGGPLLNLKGEVIGINTAVSAEAQGIGFAVPSDTVQSVLDDLIKKGRVVRGWLGVEIQDLTPTLADYFGLSGAEGVVIRGVVSGSPAERAGLQQGDVIIAWNGKKLQSTGDLLDLAREAGPGKRVQLSVVRNGKTINVAVTLGERPQ